Part of the Nicotiana tabacum cultivar K326 chromosome 20, ASM71507v2, whole genome shotgun sequence genome, CATAATCATCATCACTTTCGTAAACTAAATGTATTCCACACTTCTTTAGTTCAATCCCTGTAATGGGAAAGTTGCCCAATCCCACCTGTATTATATCACCATCCTCGAGTATAGATACTAATGGATGATAATCTCGATACCTGCACAAGTAAACTTGATCCTCGGGCGTAGTTGGGACTCCTACCAAGTACATACCAGTAGTATATACTGCTCGATTTGCTCTAACGATTTTTGCATGGATGTTAGCTATTACAGGCAATTCATCCCTTAAATCATCTAGTTTAGCACAGTTCACTGACACAACTATGGCAATAACCACTGCTTTAATTTCATTGTTTCTGTGCCTTGAGAAATGCACCTCGCTTGGAGTTAACCAACTTGGGATTTCACTGCCTGGAATGCTAAAATTATACAAGTTTTTCACAGCAACCTGACAGTGAAAAGCTTTTCATTAGCCTAACAGGTAAGTACTGTTTTGGCAAGAAATTGAATGAAACATAGAGTGTGTTCGGTacaagggcagcccggtgcactaagctcccgctatgcgcggggttggGGGAAGGGCAGGACCACATGGGTCTATTgcacgcagccttaccctgcatttctgcaagggCCGGACCACACGGGTCTATTGTCCAGGGAAGGACCGGACCACACGGGTCTATTTTCATTATgacagatttttatttttttggggagaatttttttttctgaaaGTAAGTTATTTATTTGGTGTTTTATTTCCGAAAGAAGATATTCATGGGAAAAAAATTCTACCAAAAGAGAAACAATAACTTCTGTTACATTTGGATGGAAGTAACTTTCCTTCTCAATTATCATAACTCTTAACTTCATATCACTGCTTTAACCTACACTTACACATTATTATCAATCTTTAATACTCAAGAATTTCATCAAAATACTGTACAATTTGCAAATACTATTATCaatctttgatatatatatatatatatatacacactctccAGTTACCAACCAAACACCAGGAAACATTTTTCCACGGGAAATATTATTGGTAGAAAATAACTTCCGTCATACCACACACAGTTAAATAGGAGAAAACAGTACCTTATCAAGTTTGCTTCTAACAATAGAGGCACAGGAGACATTGCAACCAGCCATATGTAGCATTCTTAAGGATTTCAAGCATTCGATACCTTGGATGTCTACCAAACTCATGCAATTTGCAAGGTTTAGCTCGCGCAAGAACTCTAATCTTGAGATATCGTACATACTCTCTAGGGCTCCACAGTTTGCAGCATTTATCTTGAGCAAACTTGAGGGAAGAGGAGGAATAGCTTTCAACTGTTTGTAGTGGGGAATAAGGAGCTCTTTCAAGAAAGGTAGTCCTTTCAGACTAGACGGGAGATGGGAAAAATCATTGAAACCAAGATTGATGATCTCCAAAGATGATAGTTTCTCAAAATCATCCGGTATTTTCCCAACTATTCTCCATGCACGGGCATCAAGTTCTTGTAACATGGATAGCTCTGAGAAATACGAAGGAAGCACAACAGGTGCTGTTTCCCTTTCTGTGTAGGTAGCTGGTTTTGTGGTTTCAGTACTTTGTGATACCTGCAAAGGCAGATCCAAAGTTTAATCTTTATGAGTTCAAGGTTCTTTGAAAATATGGGTTCAAAATATAACATTTATACTAGTTTTCATAGTTTCCATACACAAATACATATATCCATGATTTAATATAACTATGTATTCACCTAGCTAGGTACCTGGCAGAAAGGCTTCTTTCCCATCTTCAGAATCATTAAGCTCGATAGCATCCCGAATGTTTCAGGTAATTTTGTTACTGAAGTCTCCTCCATTAGCAGGTGTACTAAGTTCTTTAGTTTCCCAATTGAAGCTGGCAATTTGCAAAGTCGCTTACATCTGGTCAATCTCAGTATGACAAGATTCTGCAAATTCCCAACTGATTCTGGCAGCTCCTTAATAGCATCATTTCTGGTAAGAGTCATTGTTCTAAGAGCTAACAATTCTCCAATGGAGTGGGGAAGCGAGCCAAGGCGCTCACAGTTCCTTATCTCAAGATTCTTCAGTGATTTAAGTCCACCAAAAACATGATCTGGAAGACTAATAATTGGAACCTTTTCTATTTGAAGCTCAACCAAAGAAGACAATCCTTTAATTGAAACAGGCAATGCATTCAAATGCTGACTATTTCCGAGCGATAAGGACCTAAGATAATACAGAGACCCAATAGATTCTGGCATCATTTTTATTGCACTGCCATAAAGCCAGAGATTTACTAAAGATTTGAGGTTGCCAACACAACTGGGAATAGCAGAAAGTGACTCACACCTAATTAAGTTTAATGTATGAAGGTTCTGCAAATGTTCAATAGAATCAGGTATTTCTTCCACAGCAGAACCATTAAGAGAGAGTTCCTTCAAAGCACTTAGCTTTCCTATGAACCGGGGAAGTTGTTTCAATGAGTGGCACTGGATTAAGCTTAACTTCTCAAGTTTTGTTAAGCGGAAGATACTTTCAGGCAACTTCTCAATAGCAGTTCCATCTAATAGAAGTTCTTGTAAAGACTTCATCTTACCTATATCTTCAGGTAGCTGTTTCAATCTCGAGCAACCCGAGAGTATCAGCTTTTCAAGATTCTTCAGCCCGGAGACCTCACCtggaaattcaacaaggttgcgGCAATCTCTTAGATTTAAATGACGTAATGTATTCAGATTCCCAATTGTTCTGTGAATCCTTTGCAATGCACTGCAACGCTCAGCTATCAACTTCTCCAATGCTTTATGCGTGGATAAATCAGGAATAACTGTTATTTTATGACAATCAGAGAGATTCATAACTATCAACTTGTTCGCCACCTGCAAATTTTAGAAAAAACATGCCTAAAGAATCTATATTTGAGATTTAAAAAATGAGAGCATATCAGGACTTTCATCAACTACAGGATGCAATTCAAGGAAATCAAATTGTATATAACTAAAGTTTTATAGTTATGCATTCACTTTAGGAGCTCTGTAATATACAATGCTGCTTAGTTTCTGATAATAATAAATGATCATAGATGACAAGAGATATTTTAGCTTCTTTGTTTCCGGAGTATCACCCTCCATAAGCAAGTACCTGACATTAATTtattatataatataaaatatataaaagctTAATAGTTGAAAAATACAAACAGTATTTCATCAGCATGACACATAACGCATACCTTTTTGCAATTCCACGTCCATTCCCGGCTTCCAACCCTCTCTATTTGGCTCTCTGAGAGATCAAGTATGGTAAGTTCACTTGGATAATCATTAGAATAAAAACTTGAAAGAGTGCATCTTTTCCAGTGGAGCCATTTTAGTGAAGAAGGTAACTTCCCCAAATTTCCCTCTAGTTTCACATTATCGAATTGGAGTAGTCGCAGATTAACTATTGGATCAAATACTTCACTGTTCAATACCAACTCATTAGTTTCTTTTGCATCATTTTGAAATTGTTCTTTGCACAACTCTTTAATGTAAGCTAATGCAGAAGTAAAAGTGGGAACTTGTTGAAAATGCTCTCTAGTAATTGCTTTTGCGCTTTTAATCTTTGATGATGAATTCTGATACAGATCCAGGATGATCCCTTGGATGTTCTGTGTCCCCTGTTGTTTTCATGACAAATTATTTTTGTTTAGTATAAAATGTAAGTTTAGCAGAAAACAAAAACACAAGAAAAAAGCTGGGAGTCTTTGTTGTGTATTAagaaagaaaaccaaaaaaaaaaaagatgcctGCAAGTGTTTAAGACTTAACATTAGTGCTGGGAGTGCAAATTAAATGCTTTTAATCCTGATTTACAGATTTTCTCATTTTAAGCTAGTGATTTGTCTTACAACTTGAAATAGCTGAAGGGtcttctttactaatctcttacCTCCAAAATCCGCTACAAGTTATGAGACCATGGTCTAGAAGTAGACAGGATGCTAAATCTAGTATACAACAACAACCTACCCTAGGgatgcagatcttacccctaccatgTGGTTttgaggttgtttccgatagaccctcggctccctccctccaaaaactctccaccttgctcttggggtgactcgaactcacaacctcttggttggaagtggagggtgcttaccactagagcaacccactcttgtccaaAACATACTTAAATGGAGTTTCACTATATAATAAAACCATTTAACTTCGTTACACTATCGGTCACCTAAAGTAACTATAACTACCTGTTCGTAAAGAGTTGGATTAGTAATGTGAAAAACAATGCAGGTTACCTCTTACAACATGCAAAATGTACTGATAATATAAAAGAACGTTTTCACGTATAAGTTAAATCGTAAAGAAGACATACCTTCCTTCCTTGTAACACACTCAAAACATCAGCAACATCCCAAAGTCTGCTGCGCTTTCCGGGATCTGAAATGCCTTGTTGTATAACAATTTGTCTTCCCATATCTCTTATCTGGTCATGCATCCACAAATCCCCACCATCAATTACCTTAATCAATGATCTAGCAGTTAAAGTGTCAAATGCAACCCTGGCTCTGAAACCACATCCTTTCATCACATCAATTATATCTTCAGCTTTCTTTTCTAATTGATCAAGAAATAAACATGCAACATCCAGGAATATACACTTCTCTTCGTCATCAAGACCATCATAACTTATTTTCAAGATGTCCTGAAGACGCGGTGAGCGAATTTGTTTTAGCTTTTCTAGAGCATCTATCCATTCCTCCTCGCTTCTTTTATCAAACAAGAAAGACCCAAAAACTTCAAGAGCCAACGGTAGCCCTCCAGTAATTGAGACAATTTGCTTGGAAATATTCACAAAAGCTGGAAATGGCTCATGTCTTCTAAATGCATGATAACTGAGTAGTTTTAGTGAGTCAGTATCACCCAATTCTCTCACCTCAATTGTCTCGTTAACGATGTCATTTAGCAAAATTCCTCTGTTTCTAGTACTAATAACAACCCTGCTCCCTTCAAAGAACCAGTTTTTCCCTCCAATTAGTGCCTTCAGTATGTTAACATCATCATTTACATAATCTACATCATCTAAGACAAGCAGGACGCGCTTTTCTTGAAGAAATCGTCCGAATTTTACTCTTCCTTCATGTGCATTACTGGGGGAGAAGGAGAAGACCTTGCTCGGGAAAAGACCTTGTATTATTTTCTTCTGAAGGGACACAATGCCTTGTTGAGCAGCTATTTCCTTAACATTCAAGATAAAAGTCCTGTGTGTGAAATGAGAAGCAAGTTTATTATAAACAGCCTTAGAAAGAGTTGTTTTACCAACCCCTCCGATTCCATGCAACCCAATAATCTTGACACCATTGTGCTTCACATCTAACTGTCTTATGAGTTCTTCCAGGCGGTAGTCAATTCCAACAACAAATGGAGCTACAAATATTGGGGAATTGCTCAATTCTTGTAAAACTCTTTTCACCAAATTCTGTATCAACTGTGACTCTTCACTGCAGATTGCAAGCAAACATCAGTATTGTTAATTTGGAAGGTCTTACTTTTCCTACTAAACTTTTATGAGTTTAACTTCTATACACCGAGAACTTTCATACAATTTGATCACTAAAaaacatgtattattgggattaggctatggaggtcgaggattagggtagaaggttattACTTAGTCGAAGAGAGATGTCTCACTTTCCTGTGGGAGAGTCGTGGTGACAGTTTGGAGCACCTTATATGTTCCTCCTTCAGTACTATTAGTATTATTCTCGTATTATCCTATTCATATTACCTATTGTTTCATTTGTATCtgcttattattttgttgtcgTTACTGTTTCTTTTCTCCAATATTTCCAACATGGCCTCTTCACTACTTTTTTTTCTCAaacttgattttcttttttctttttaagccGTAATCGGAAAAAGCTTCTCTACATcacataaggtaggggtaaggtgtgcgtacacactaccctctctaGTTCCTACTTATTACACTGggtattttattgttgttatattGTGATTCATAAATGATAACCTGGAAAATAACGAAGGTTTCTTGCTATGAAAGATTAAATACACTAATTGTGTAAGAATTCTTGTACTTAAATTCTTTCCTAAAACCTTATAAAAGATAATTAAGAAGTAAACGAAGATGATACGGGTAATGTGAATATAGTTCAGATagttgttcttttttctttttcccaggTATAATCTTTTACTTTCTTAAGAGAATCTCattaaccaaaaaaaaaggatGATTTCAAGTTTTCAACAAATATTTACAAGATATGTGTGTGTATGGGTGTATGGCtcaaccctaatcatttcccaaatttttttatatttgtagTGTACTGGCCAGCTTgtgcgcacctcgactaattccacgtgATACCTGCCACTTTCCACCAGCAACGGCTACCAGATAACTCTGTCCACTACGGTCTAAACACATGTAAAGAAATCACCTAATGTTTTTGGCTCCGCTGGAATTTGAACCTCATTACCCAAATTAGCTTCAAGTGAGACTTGTGAAGTTCTTCctcatattattatttatatttcaatTATTTAATCTTTTGCTTTATGGTACGTAATTACTGTTTAAGGTAAATGATAGTGAGCAGTTAATTAAAAGAACACCTTTATAATTATTAGAAAGAAATTTGAAATTCAGAATCATCACGATTAGGCTGTTGGCTTTTTGTACGCATgaacaaaagaaaaggcaattATTTCTTCTATAGTAGGTAATTCTTCCATATTGTTGATGTAGTCTTGATTTTCTTTGGCATGGTCATACAACGGTATCCTTGGACCATAAGGACTGTTAATAAAGTCAACACTACTGAATAATGAAGTTGAATTAACCACCTTATTTGATTAAAAATAAATACTAATAAAAATACCAATTAAAAGCAAAAGTAAGCAATTGAAGGTTATAACTGATAAGCTCTAATATATACAGGCAACTGCGCCTgtttatataaaaattaaataatcaaacCCATCTGGGACCACAACAAATTTAAAATTAAGCAAACGTATTTTATTGAGTTAATATTCTGGTTACACAATATAATATTTGTAAAGTAGGCCAAGTTAAATATTGTTGCGTGCATGGGACACTGCAGTTCCAACCTCCAAGTCAGTCGGATCTATAGTCGAATTTACGAGTTAGTTATACAGATACTGTTAGAGATTGTGATGTAGGGATTATTTACTTTAAGAATTATTTTGTCATTTGTTACTCTTATATGTATTACTAATATTTCCTCCGTCCAAGTTTACTTTTTTACTATATATAATACTAGAATAGATGTCTACTTTTACTTGTTCAGTTTGGAGAATTAATGGATAATTTATCATTTGATATctagggatggcaatggggcggTACGAGTGCGGGGCGGGGCGGATTTTAGCATACGCGAGACGGTGCGGGTTTAGACATATGTGGGTGCGGGGCGGGGCGGGACGGGTCAAATTGAGTTTTATAAAATTTTGTGCGGGTGCGGGTTTTAACTTTTTGCAAAATTATAACATTTCAACTTTCACTAATATTATTAGAACGAGAAATATTTACTTTTTCCGTTTTGAACTTGCTATTCCTTTCTCCTATGCATTGATTATTTTAGTCTCAATCTAATTTGGTTTTTACGAGGAATACATTTCATAATGAACATTTATTTTGTTGAATGTAAATATATATGTTTCGGTTGTTTGCATCTCTGggaagaaaatattatattatatcttttttagtgtTTTAAAGTCCCATTTTAGCTATATAGTTATTTAATTTGAGTCAAGTAGATAATTAGTTGACACATTTTTATGTATCTAATCTCATTTCTTTGTATATCTGAATAATTAGAAATGACATATCGATATTTCAAATTAAATTTCAATATTgatgcatgtaaaataaaaaaaaagtatattaaaaaaaaattagaaccGAAGACCGTTAAAAGTTAACTGACAACATTCGGTAGGATTTGTAGTTATTTGCTAGTTATGGCTATTCAAAATTGGACTTCCTGGTTTGGACTTGGATTCCAATGAGAACTTTAGATTGAcaatatctatatgaatataatttaaaataagattaaaatatgacaaattgaaagaaataataaaggaaaatttttgctGGGCGGGGCGAGTGGACGCTGGTATTGATGTGGGGCGGGTGGATGCGGGTAAAAATGCTAGTGGGGCGGGGCGGGTTGAAATTTTGTGGGTTAAGGTAAAACCCGCCCCACACTCGCCCCGCACCGCTCCATTGCCATCCCTATAATTATACCcctttttacctcttttattaaGTACTGGAGTActtattttcaatttattttccaaCATATAGTAAATAGGGGTAATATAGTAAaattatcatattatttattatttattaatgtGTATGTTAAAtcaatagtggacaagtaaacATGAAAGAAGAGAGTACATATTTCGACAGAACTTCTACGAGTAAGTCAGTGGTGGATCTATATGGAGTGCATGGATTCACATGAACCTATATTCCCTTTCCTAGATCAAATGTTATATTTTTAGGAAAATGTATAAGTACCCCCTGACCTATAACCGGATTTCTAACTATACATTTTATCTTATCGGGGACCTTATTATCCccctaaattatttttaaatgaaaTTACTATATCCTTTGTGCTAATATGGCAGAAGAGAAGAGAGTGTATGACACTCTCCTTGGGAGAGGGAGAAAAAGAGAGAATGctgaaattttgtttttataatatttttataaaatataggagtactattttctattttttcttttctctggtttttctttttattttccttttctttcttccagTTTTGTTACTTATAAATTGGCCAATTAGCTCCGGCATTCTCCATATTTTTCGGCAAGATCGAGTTGAAgatgttattctttcctcttcaTATTTCACTACATTTTATAGAGGATTACTGTTATTTCTAATCTCTTCACTCaacacttttaaactttcaattgcAATTGTTCTCATGGAAAGGAATGAAAAAGTCTCGTTCCAATATCAATTTTCGATTAAACCCGAAAGAAGCTCAGAAAAGACTGAACAAGAAAAAGGGTTTTGATTATTATTTGCAAAAAATATTCTCGCCATGTTTGCCGTTTCTCGATTGGGGCCTTCGGCCTTTCACTACTTTAGGTAGTGACGTGGGTGAGGGGAGtcctatttttttaattaatcaaatttACATAAAAGAGAGAACGAAAAATGCATAACTACCCCCTGACCTATAGCCGAATTCTCAACTACACACTCTATCTTTGCGGGGATTttattaacccccccccccccccccgacccGAACTCTTTTCACACGAAATAAATACCACCATAAAGGTAGACAACTAAGCTCTTAACAAGTTGCGAACTACACGCACTGCCACATATATTTTGAGtacttttttattctttcttctttttcttatcttttttctaatttcttattattctattattgttctccatttttttttcattctctttctttttatttttgtcacCGACGGCATAAAGTGGTAGTCGTCGGAATTTCAAGGACTGCATTTTTTCGGCGCGAAAAAATTTTCCGGCTATATTTTATCTCAATCTGAGTGTGttttgctttatatatatatatatatatatataattttttattgaaAGTTTAATTTATGTGTAGGAGGAagagcaaaagaaagaaaaatgaatataAGCTGAAAAATGATGGTCGGAATTTCAAAGACTCCATTTTTGTCGGTGACAGATCAAAAAATAGTGAGCTCCTAGAAAACTTTCTggcaatcaacaatcaacaatcaacaaccaaattcttcttcctcattctcTTCAAAATTCTGCTTCAACAAATAAAACTTAAAGAGTAAAATCTGAAGTTTGTCTCGCTGAAAAATATAGAGCATGCCGGAGCTAATTTTCGGCCAAGTCTATAAGTAAAGAAACTGgatgaaagaaaaggaaaagaggagaTAAACAAGAGGAATAGGAAAatagtattttataaaaatgttataaaaataaaatttcaactttGTCTTTCTTACTCTCCTAAAAATAACATACACTCTCTTCTGCCACATCAGCACTAAGGGTATATTAATTCTATTTAAAAAAAGTTTAGGTGAATAATAGGATTCTCGCAAAGATAAAGTGTGTAGTTGAAAATTCGGCTATAAATAAGGggagtacttatgcattttcccaaaGAGAGAACAAGAAGAATTtagttgttgattgttgattgctAGAAAGTTTTCTAGGAGCACACCGTTTTTCTATCTGCTTCTTCAACCAAAAAAATTTCACTACTTCGCTTATGGATTGAGGGATGGGAAAAGGTGGGTtgtgtaaaaaggaaaaaagaattttaaaaaatacaaaaagtgaGTTGGGAAAGGAAGTAGATGAGaaaataacaagaaaaaaaataattttagtggGAAATACATATATCAGACGCGTGTATTTCACCACCAAACTCACATGTATTAGTGGTATTTCAGGGTGATACTAATTCCATTTAAAAATATTTCAAGGGGATAATAATATCCCCGCAAAGATAAAGTATGTAGTTAAAAATCTGACTATAAGTCAGGAGGTACTCatacattttttctatatttttctaAAAGTACTTAAATATATGTGTGCATACGCAAGCTTAAAGATTCATATGGTGCGAAAGTTATTGAATGCACTTTTATAGGTGAGGTTTTGAGTTTATTTCTCAAACTTTCTTTTCTAGGAGAATAGAGTCCACCCGTGGAGAATGACCATGTTCCTTCTTGCATTTTAATTAAGttcttaattctttttctttctttgtttgttttggtttaaTATCCTTCCAACATTCTCAAGTCTGGCACATTgaaattgctatttttctttccaTATATCAGCAGCATTAGTATTATTCCTGTATTTTCTTATATTTAGATTTCTATTATTACATGTTATTTTTTTTGCCTCTGTTATCTTATTATCTTGCTATTGATACTGCttcttttttataattttttttactatGGTATTCCTTTTGAAACTGCTATGATTGTGCTTTGCTTGAGCAGGGGTATATCGTTAACAACctttctaccttcacaaggtagagGTAAAGCTGCGTACATACTACTCTCTCAAGACCCTACTTGTGAAATTAtactgaattgttgttgttgttattgttgtgtgtgtgtgtatataccTTGAACCTATAATttctcaacaacaacaaaaaaaaattgaacctATAATATCTAAAGTGCAATGTGTCCAATGCTAGAAATCTAAAAGTTGAACCCGTAAAATTTAAATCTTACATCCACCTCATTGTAATGGTGCAACACATCTTCTTGATATCCTAGAATCTCCCCCGAGTATGGCCAACCAAACGCTAATTGATAAATTACCTGCTgatctttttaaaattaaaaccaAACAAATATTGTACTCCCTCGCTACCTACATATTTATGTGTTGTTTGATTGGGTATGAAgtttaaaaacgaaaatatttagaaatttatGATCTAAATCAAGCCTTAAGTATATGTGTGACTATAAATAATTTCTTAGGTAGTCGCGagttattctttttcttccttaGTATCTATATTACTCTCGTACTTTCTTATAGTTTTGTATAACTACAGGTTGTTTTATTGCTTTACTTTTGTTGTTATCTTGTTCTTGTTGGCATTATTTCGttttttgtgttttctttttgTGGTTTATCCATTATTGTATTTCCTTTTGATATtggtgtgattttatttttttggagcCGAGCGTCTATTGAAAACAGTCTCTCTAACTTTACAAGGTAAGGCTAAGGTTGCGTATACATACTCTTCCAGATCCCACTTGTAGGATTACACTGGATTTGTTGTTATTGTAAGGGTTAAATGAAAATGTCAAAGTTAAGATacttctaaatataaaaatatgtcattctttttggtacataatgaaaaggaaaatgtGCCAGATAAATTGAGACATAGAAAGTATTAATTATTGGGAAATTTATAATGTGATTATTTTTGTTAGTGTGAGTTAACCAAATGACttgcataaatatgtaattttattaatgAGGAGAAGAAACAATGTGACCAACGTTATTATTTTAAGCCGAAAAGAAAACATTACTATTATTTGAACAATTCTGATCAAAATGGCCTTATCAAGCAATCAACCAAAGATGCTAATGTTATCAAGTGTGGGTCCAGTTGAATCCGTGTATTGTATACTACATCGAACTTAGGGCTGTCAATATTCATGGCAAATTATTTAATTTGTACCAAATCACATGTCTAGGGTATCttcaattaataatatttaatctGTAACTTGATTCCAATTGGTTAGAGAGAagatagaaagagagagagaaattaTTATTACCGATTATAATAAACCCAGCCGGAGATTCCACCAACTCTTTCCATAGCGTTTCTCCATCTCACCACCTTTTCCACTCCAAACCTTCCTTCTAAACTCGCAAAATCACGTAGAAATGGTCCTCTCTGCCTTCTCACATCCGACGGGTCAACCCGGTAGAAAACGGGCAGAACGAGTTTACTCAACTCACAAATCGTAGCTAATTCCTCGAGACACCATCTCGACGAAGCATAATTGGGTGAAATAATAGCAATAGCTGCAGCTGAATCGTTGATTGCGTCCATAAGACCTGGAGCGATCTCGTCGCCCTGAGTTAACCCGTTTGTGTCACGAAAAACTCGGACGCCTTTTGAGTATAAGGCATCGTATAAGTTTTTAGTGATGTTTTCGCGAGTATCTTCGCCTCTGAAACTCAAGAACACGTCGTAATTTAGCCTTAGCGATGGGAGTGAAGTTTTTGTGGCCTGCTCAATTTCCTCCATTGATTCAGTATTGTCAAAACTCAGTACTGTCAAAATGCTTTCTGCTTTCAGTACGTACGTATTGAATATGTACCAGTAGCAGGCAGTGGAAAAGGGTTATAAAAGGAATTTCATtgtattttctgtttcttttttctttttcttctttcctttttgttttggtAGATTTCTCACTTCAAATGAGTAGAGACAAGAAAAGAATCACATGGTAACTTTTGTGTCCGTGAAGGACGATGAAGATAATGGATGGTATTTGAATTACCGATTAATTTTAAGGATAAACTTTAGTTGTCATAATAATAAGATTACAAAATTAGTTTTTCGTCgcattaaaataattttaatatttcagaaaatacaaattataggaaagTCAAATTTATGTTGTCGAATTAAACA contains:
- the LOC107829321 gene encoding uncharacterized protein LOC107829321 translates to MEEIEQATKTSLPSLRLNYDVFLSFRGEDTRENITKNLYDALYSKGVRVFRDTNGLTQGDEIAPGLMDAINDSAAAIAIISPNYASSRWCLEELATICELSKLVLPVFYRVDPSDVRRQRGPFLRDFASLEGRFGVEKVVRWRNAMERVGGISGWVYYNREESQLIQNLVKRVLQELSNSPIFVAPFVVGIDYRLEELIRQLDVKHNGVKIIGLHGIGGVGKTTLSKAVYNKLASHFTHRTFILNVKEIAAQQGIVSLQKKIIQGLFPSKVFSFSPSNAHEGRVKFGRFLQEKRVLLVLDDVDYVNDDVNILKALIGGKNWFFEGSRVVISTRNRGILLNDIVNETIEVRELGDTDSLKLLSYHAFRRHEPFPAFVNISKQIVSITGGLPLALEVFGSFLFDKRSEEEWIDALEKLKQIRSPRLQDILKISYDGLDDEEKCIFLDVACLFLDQLEKKAEDIIDVMKGCGFRARVAFDTLTARSLIKVIDGGDLWMHDQIRDMGRQIVIQQGISDPGKRSRLWDVADVLSVLQGRKGTQNIQGIILDLYQNSSSKIKSAKAITREHFQQVPTFTSALAYIKELCKEQFQNDAKETNELVLNSEVFDPIVNLRLLQFDNVKLEGNLGKLPSSLKWLHWKRCTLSSFYSNDYPSELTILDLSESQIERVGSREWTWNCKKVANKLIVMNLSDCHKITVIPDLSTHKALEKLIAERCSALQRIHRTIGNLNTLRHLNLRDCRNLVEFPGEVSGLKNLEKLILSGCSRLKQLPEDIGKMKSLQELLLDGTAIEKLPESIFRLTKLEKLSLIQCHSLKQLPRFIGKLSALKELSLNGSAVEEIPDSIEHLQNLHTLNLIRCESLSAIPSCVGNLKSLVNLWLYGSAIKMMPESIGSLYYLRSLSLGNSQHLNALPVSIKGLSSLVELQIEKVPIISLPDHVFGGLKSLKNLEIRNCERLGSLPHSIGELLALRTMTLTRNDAIKELPESVGNLQNLVILRLTRCKRLCKLPASIGKLKNLVHLLMEETSVTKLPETFGMLSSLMILKMGKKPFCQVSQSTETTKPATYTERETAPVVLPSYFSELSMLQELDARAWRIVGKIPDDFEKLSSLEIINLGFNDFSHLPSSLKGLPFLKELLIPHYKQLKAIPPLPSSLLKINAANCGALESMYDISRLEFLRELNLANCMSLVDIQGIECLKSLRMLHMAGCNVSCASIVRSKLDKVAVKNLYNFSIPGSEIPSWLTPSEVHFSRHRNNEIKAVVIAIVVSVNCAKLDDLRDELPVIANIHAKIVRANRAVYTTGMYLVGVPTTPEDQVYLCRYRDYHPLVSILEDGDIIQVGLGNFPITGIELKKCGIHLVYESDDDYEGNEESLDESQQSVSERLTRFIGASNRESNVFSSNSAQEDGEEERRHNCFSFVKEIFRALKYLLFRRFASFLLA